A single window of Tuberibacillus sp. Marseille-P3662 DNA harbors:
- a CDS encoding tripartite tricarboxylate transporter TctB family protein, which produces MIFKRYGVPIFFILVGVAFLVGTLTLSEAPTGDPNAPKYFPAFISIFLIIISTVYFIKELISGTEANEELKALLKNRTPFLIIGSLVLGLLYTMVFQPLGFLISTILFLGFLLCLVNGVRTKRKWMVNIVVAVLFTWVIWYGFAKLLHVSLP; this is translated from the coding sequence ATGATTTTTAAAAGGTATGGGGTCCCCATTTTCTTTATCTTAGTGGGTGTCGCTTTTCTTGTTGGGACGTTAACTTTGTCGGAAGCCCCAACTGGAGATCCAAACGCTCCAAAATATTTTCCGGCATTCATCAGTATCTTCTTGATTATCATCAGTACGGTTTATTTTATTAAAGAGTTGATCAGTGGAACTGAAGCAAACGAAGAGCTGAAAGCGCTGTTAAAAAATCGGACTCCGTTTTTAATTATTGGTAGTTTGGTGCTTGGTCTGCTTTACACGATGGTTTTCCAACCCCTTGGATTCTTGATTTCAACCATTCTATTTTTAGGATTCCTTTTATGCTTAGTCAATGGCGTCCGAACAAAAAGAAAATGGATGGTTAATATTGTGGTTGCTGTTCTATTTACTTGGGTGATTTGGTACGGATTTGCGAAATTATTACATGTCAGTTTGCCATAA
- a CDS encoding HD-GYP domain-containing protein, which yields MNHRRIKTDNLIPELRLVQDLYDDHHTLVYPAGTLLDQANLAAIQQMPVNDVIIAPPDSSMSKKHLRQLFFQTMREIGMEARYGRLMNQSSTYEWLADLFVRLMSDAWTAHLLFSLKQWDVYCFNHSVDVFVLGTSLARKTGNTDLDTFARGCLLHDIGKRFVPSEILQKRGKLTQREYHAVKQHTSKGAYMLEDLGFSHREARLARSHHERLDGSGYPDGLTTETLDQDIKTIMIIDVYSALTLERPYRRPLPANQAIERVLNDHHQYDPFFYFAFMEMLDIYPPQAEVELSDGQKAWTVYKKDTDGPVPVVRLHGNTDPLQLPANLSLVVKRVIGWNDERVQQLTQYHQTQFIQSLLDNHYHTALELFDVLTDGMRVEEIYADIIELNAKYLSRQKRIGEMTSRAYDTAIEVLMAIMDNKMSEFYPSIQHTGEKMILINMRARQRPSLFDKLIHDVFTVNGWDIYHLDQGVSPESMSQMMNRYHVNHVVFVIDDDQTQHTFQTFLSNIQRWVPSCFLMAYVHQETHWRPDGVDIYAHSIRDILSQMKTKHLLSS from the coding sequence ATGAATCACAGGCGAATCAAGACAGACAATTTAATTCCCGAACTCCGATTAGTTCAAGACCTTTATGATGATCATCACACGCTTGTATATCCCGCTGGTACCCTATTGGATCAGGCAAATTTGGCGGCCATTCAACAGATGCCGGTGAATGATGTGATCATTGCTCCCCCGGATTCGTCTATGTCAAAGAAACATCTTCGGCAGTTATTTTTCCAAACGATGCGCGAAATCGGCATGGAAGCCAGATACGGCCGGCTGATGAATCAGTCAAGCACCTATGAATGGCTGGCCGACCTGTTTGTCCGTCTCATGTCCGACGCTTGGACAGCCCACTTGCTTTTCTCACTGAAACAATGGGACGTTTATTGCTTCAATCATTCGGTTGATGTGTTTGTATTAGGAACGTCATTAGCAAGGAAGACAGGTAATACAGATCTGGATACCTTTGCACGGGGCTGCCTGCTCCATGACATCGGGAAACGGTTTGTGCCTAGTGAAATTTTACAAAAGCGAGGGAAATTAACACAGAGAGAATATCATGCTGTTAAACAACATACGTCCAAAGGCGCTTACATGCTCGAAGATCTTGGTTTTTCCCATCGTGAAGCCCGGCTTGCCCGCTCACACCATGAACGTTTAGATGGATCAGGCTATCCCGATGGCTTAACGACGGAAACCCTCGATCAAGATATTAAAACAATTATGATCATAGACGTTTATTCAGCTTTGACACTTGAACGTCCTTACCGCCGGCCGCTTCCGGCTAATCAGGCCATTGAGCGGGTGTTGAATGATCATCATCAATATGATCCATTTTTTTACTTTGCTTTTATGGAAATGCTTGATATTTATCCCCCTCAAGCTGAAGTTGAACTCTCAGACGGACAAAAGGCATGGACAGTGTACAAGAAAGACACAGATGGTCCTGTTCCAGTTGTTCGCTTGCATGGGAATACGGACCCCCTTCAACTACCGGCCAACCTTTCTTTAGTCGTCAAACGAGTCATCGGCTGGAATGATGAGCGCGTCCAACAATTGACCCAGTATCACCAAACGCAATTTATCCAGTCGCTGCTCGACAACCATTATCATACTGCTCTAGAACTATTCGATGTGTTAACGGACGGGATGCGCGTGGAGGAAATCTATGCTGATATTATTGAACTTAATGCCAAGTATTTGAGCAGACAGAAACGTATAGGTGAAATGACTTCGAGAGCGTATGACACAGCCATTGAAGTGTTAATGGCGATCATGGATAACAAAATGTCCGAGTTCTACCCTTCCATTCAACATACGGGAGAGAAGATGATTTTAATCAATATGAGGGCGCGCCAAAGGCCGTCATTGTTCGACAAACTCATTCATGATGTCTTCACGGTTAATGGTTGGGACATCTATCATTTAGATCAAGGCGTATCGCCTGAATCCATGAGTCAAATGATGAACCGCTACCACGTCAATCATGTTGTCTTTGTCATTGATGATGATCAAACGCAGCATACCTTCCAAACTTTCCTATCAAACATTCAAAGATGGGTGCCTTCTTGTTTTCTTATGGCCTATGTTCATCAAGAAACCCATTGGCGTCCTGATGGCGTTGATATCTATGCTCATAGTATCAGGGACATACTGAGTCAAATGAAAACCAAACACTTGCTGTCATCATAA
- a CDS encoding tripartite tricarboxylate transporter permease, whose amino-acid sequence MDFQHIMNGFENALMPINILWVIIGGFLGTIVGMLPGLGPATAVAVLIPITFGMDPISAVILMAAIYYGAMYGGSRSSILLNTPGDGSAIAASFDGYPMSKKGQAGPALAISAIASLIGGIIAVIGFIFLVKPLASFALQFGPAEFFWLMVFALSAVVSLTRGAMLKGFIAMSIGLLLSTIGVDLQTGIYRFTFNIPQLSDGINFLVIIIGIYAVGEVLYNYLMIDQTTGKKKKIGKAWMSKKQWKRSLWPMIRSGPIGFIIGVLPGSGGSMASMLAYTTEKQISKQPEEMGEGAPEGLAAPESANNAASVGALIPLLTMGIPGSGTTAVMLGVLVMLGMRPGPLLFQNNPDMVWTLVDSMFIGNIFLVILNILLVGLLVRVLDTPPKILYPIILVLAFVGTYTLNYSIIDFYILLIFGVIGLFMKILKFPIAPMILALIVGSQMEQNFRKGIVASNGDWGYFFHSPISIGLVVLTLLALVYPFVMDIVSKKRAGKTGLNL is encoded by the coding sequence ATGGACTTTCAGCATATTATGAATGGATTCGAGAACGCGTTGATGCCAATAAATATACTGTGGGTGATTATTGGCGGATTTCTAGGAACGATAGTCGGGATGCTTCCGGGGTTAGGGCCGGCGACAGCCGTGGCTGTGCTCATTCCAATCACTTTCGGAATGGACCCCATATCTGCTGTCATCCTAATGGCTGCGATCTATTATGGTGCGATGTACGGGGGTTCTAGGAGTTCAATTCTATTAAATACCCCGGGAGACGGCTCGGCGATTGCGGCGTCCTTCGACGGTTATCCAATGTCGAAAAAAGGGCAAGCAGGGCCGGCATTGGCGATATCAGCTATTGCTTCCTTAATTGGCGGCATTATCGCTGTTATCGGATTTATTTTTCTAGTCAAGCCGTTGGCGAGCTTTGCCTTACAATTCGGTCCAGCTGAATTTTTTTGGCTGATGGTTTTTGCTTTATCGGCTGTCGTCTCATTGACTCGAGGCGCCATGTTAAAAGGTTTCATTGCCATGTCAATTGGTTTATTGCTAAGTACTATAGGTGTTGATTTACAAACAGGGATCTATCGATTCACTTTCAATATTCCACAGCTGAGTGACGGTATTAATTTCTTAGTTATTATCATTGGGATTTATGCGGTTGGGGAAGTCCTGTATAACTACTTAATGATTGATCAGACCACAGGAAAAAAGAAGAAAATCGGAAAAGCGTGGATGAGCAAAAAACAATGGAAACGGTCCTTATGGCCCATGATCCGGAGTGGCCCTATTGGTTTCATTATCGGTGTTTTGCCGGGTTCGGGTGGATCAATGGCTTCTATGCTAGCCTATACTACAGAAAAACAAATTTCTAAGCAACCGGAAGAGATGGGCGAAGGAGCGCCAGAAGGTTTGGCAGCACCCGAGTCAGCGAATAACGCGGCATCTGTTGGGGCGTTAATTCCCCTGCTAACAATGGGGATCCCAGGTTCAGGAACGACGGCCGTCATGCTTGGTGTTCTCGTTATGTTGGGTATGAGGCCAGGGCCGTTATTGTTTCAAAATAATCCAGATATGGTCTGGACGTTGGTCGACAGTATGTTTATCGGGAATATTTTCTTAGTTATTCTCAACATTCTTCTGGTAGGATTATTGGTGCGCGTATTGGATACACCGCCGAAGATTCTTTATCCGATCATTCTAGTCTTGGCATTCGTCGGAACGTACACACTTAACTATAGTATTATTGACTTCTATATCCTTCTGATCTTTGGGGTGATAGGATTATTCATGAAGATCCTAAAGTTCCCGATTGCACCGATGATTTTGGCGTTAATCGTCGGCAGTCAAATGGAACAAAACTTTCGGAAGGGGATTGTGGCATCGAATGGTGACTGGGGTTACTTTTTCCATTCTCCGATTTCCATCGGTTTAGTTGTCTTAACTCTTCTAGCTTTGGTCTATCCGTTTGTCATGGATATCGTTTCGAAAAAAAGAGCGGGTAAAACCGGGCTTAATCTTTAG
- a CDS encoding response regulator, whose product MIRVAIAEDDFRVASLHEQFLSSITNVSVVGQALNADQTLELLRNDDVDLLLLDIYMPDVFGTELLPEIRKSFPSVDIIMITAATEKDMLETSLRYGVFNYLIKPVKLERFKTAIEDYKRKKDWLVSHQELDQSVVDRYFGHANAGMPEKDQLPKGIDSLTLEKVKNILFNTVEGMTAEAMSEKMGASRTTARRYLEYLISTGEGQAELEYGIVGRPERKYFIYS is encoded by the coding sequence CGCAAGCTTACATGAACAATTTTTATCATCCATCACTAATGTATCGGTAGTGGGACAAGCTTTGAATGCCGATCAGACGCTCGAATTATTAAGGAACGATGATGTGGATTTATTATTATTGGATATCTATATGCCCGATGTGTTCGGAACCGAATTACTGCCTGAAATCAGAAAGTCCTTTCCGTCCGTTGACATCATTATGATCACAGCGGCTACGGAGAAAGACATGCTGGAAACTTCGCTTCGATATGGTGTGTTCAATTATTTGATCAAACCTGTCAAGCTTGAACGATTCAAAACAGCTATTGAAGACTATAAAAGAAAAAAAGACTGGCTTGTTTCACATCAAGAACTGGACCAATCCGTGGTTGACCGTTATTTCGGACACGCAAATGCGGGGATGCCTGAAAAAGATCAACTACCAAAAGGCATAGATTCATTAACGCTTGAGAAGGTCAAAAACATTTTGTTTAATACTGTCGAAGGTATGACGGCAGAAGCGATGAGTGAAAAAATGGGGGCCTCCCGGACGACGGCAAGAAGGTATTTGGAATATTTAATTTCTACGGGTGAAGGACAAGCAGAACTGGAATACGGCATTGTTGGGAGGCCGGAGCGGAAATATTTTATTTATTCATAA
- a CDS encoding DUF6044 family protein has translation MTNRSTWINPYVGLALLLLAIYLSPYVIFGEDAHVRTHDNLDSNVAWYTVLANSGMLFAGLHETVPNIMNGIPRNSLGSEFNLVILLYFFFKPFTAYALNQVLMRVLAFFGMYLFLKNYLLQERESLPMAAGASLTFAIIPFWPSMGGAIAGIPLALYAFLNIRGGRGSMKDWMILILLPFYTDFVLVFVFFLTCMTVLWVYDWIKTKRIHWPFFIAMAVMTVVYLLVNYRIIYEMFLNPDFVPHRESFDRGHYDFITSVGNWLGNFVVGQTHAIRLTQYIVFPTMIWALIVAKLKHIDFTWMKRIFYLNLLFSFTIGFYYWEGLKGIKARWPIFETFNFGRFHFLEPALWYIGFALALVVIWRVFTWGKPIVYLLLLSQIVILFMHGEELKYRHFDYVSFEQYYSEDLFDQIKTYIGRDPEDYRVVSIGMHPAIAQYNGFYTLDGYVVSYPLSYKKDFRKIIAPELEKNANIRGYYDNWGSRCYIFTDDLGQHYMFTKDTNETLNHLNLNIKQLKNMGGDYILSAVKIGNPDDNRLRLLKVFTKPSSPWKIHLYQVQ, from the coding sequence ATGACAAATCGCTCAACATGGATCAATCCCTATGTTGGCTTGGCCTTGTTATTATTAGCTATATATTTATCGCCATACGTCATATTTGGCGAGGATGCCCATGTCCGCACGCATGATAATTTGGATTCCAATGTGGCGTGGTATACGGTTCTAGCTAACAGCGGCATGCTGTTTGCCGGTCTGCATGAGACCGTACCTAATATCATGAATGGTATCCCCCGGAACTCCTTAGGTTCTGAATTTAACTTAGTTATTCTGTTATATTTTTTCTTCAAACCGTTTACGGCGTACGCCTTGAATCAAGTGTTGATGCGGGTGCTCGCTTTCTTCGGCATGTACCTTTTTTTAAAAAACTATCTCTTACAGGAACGGGAGTCCTTGCCGATGGCTGCGGGTGCCTCTTTGACGTTTGCCATCATCCCTTTTTGGCCCTCGATGGGTGGAGCCATCGCCGGCATCCCGCTCGCCCTCTATGCGTTCTTAAATATCCGTGGCGGACGTGGATCTATGAAAGACTGGATGATTTTAATTTTACTGCCGTTTTATACGGATTTCGTACTTGTATTTGTCTTCTTTTTAACATGCATGACCGTGTTATGGGTCTATGATTGGATCAAAACGAAGCGGATTCATTGGCCATTTTTCATTGCGATGGCCGTTATGACAGTGGTTTATTTACTTGTGAATTATCGGATCATCTACGAAATGTTTTTGAACCCAGATTTCGTCCCACATAGGGAGTCATTCGACCGCGGACACTACGATTTTATAACATCCGTCGGCAATTGGCTTGGCAATTTCGTCGTTGGGCAAACACACGCGATTCGCCTGACGCAATACATTGTTTTTCCAACCATGATTTGGGCGCTTATTGTGGCCAAACTCAAGCATATTGACTTCACTTGGATGAAACGGATTTTTTATCTGAATCTGCTATTTTCTTTCACCATTGGTTTCTACTATTGGGAAGGATTAAAAGGGATCAAAGCCCGTTGGCCGATTTTCGAGACGTTTAATTTCGGACGGTTTCACTTTCTCGAACCGGCGCTGTGGTACATAGGCTTCGCATTAGCACTCGTCGTTATTTGGCGCGTTTTTACATGGGGCAAACCGATTGTCTACCTTCTATTGCTAAGTCAAATTGTCATCTTATTCATGCATGGTGAAGAGCTTAAATACCGGCATTTCGATTATGTGAGTTTTGAACAGTATTATTCAGAGGATCTTTTTGACCAAATCAAGACTTACATCGGGCGTGATCCCGAAGATTATCGCGTTGTCAGCATTGGCATGCATCCGGCTATCGCCCAGTACAACGGCTTTTATACCTTAGACGGTTACGTTGTCAGCTACCCATTGTCCTATAAAAAGGACTTCCGGAAGATTATCGCACCCGAACTCGAAAAAAATGCTAATATCCGTGGTTATTATGACAATTGGGGCAGTCGCTGTTATATCTTTACAGATGACCTTGGTCAACACTATATGTTTACAAAAGACACAAATGAAACATTAAACCATCTTAACTTAAATATTAAACAGTTAAAGAACATGGGGGGTGATTATATTCTCTCAGCGGTTAAAATCGGAAACCCTGACGACAACCGCTTGAGATTGCTTAAAGTGTTTACAAAACCATCATCGCCATGGAAAATCCATTTGTACCAAGTCCAGTAA
- a CDS encoding tripartite tricarboxylate transporter substrate binding protein, with protein sequence MKTFAGILTLAFIMIFASACSNSGSSSGSTGGESGSGWQPNKRIEFVAPATPGGGWDTTARAMKKVLSDQNLIKKPLTVANKPGGSGEVGWKYLKQKGPNTLAINSSLLITNHLLGRSDLTYKNFTPLAILATEWEAIVVPKDSDISSLKDLMKQLKSDPKSKKIAVAPGLGNDDHLSFLKAAKAYGVGAKKLDFLVYESGGDVTNALLGHHVGAATMSVSEAKQQYKAGKLKILAVSSEERIDGLEDIPTYKESGVDIVFPHWRGIMGPPDMTEEQIAYWDKKIGKMVKTDAWQKVLKNNEWQDFYKDSSEAKKFFKKQVKQYKDLIETAGLSDKY encoded by the coding sequence TTGAAAACATTCGCAGGTATTCTTACCCTCGCTTTTATTATGATTTTTGCGTCGGCCTGTTCTAATAGCGGAAGTAGTTCTGGATCCACTGGAGGAGAAAGCGGTTCAGGATGGCAGCCGAATAAGCGGATTGAGTTTGTGGCTCCAGCGACCCCAGGCGGCGGTTGGGATACGACCGCTCGTGCGATGAAAAAAGTATTATCAGATCAGAATCTGATCAAGAAACCCCTTACGGTTGCCAATAAACCAGGTGGAAGCGGTGAAGTGGGTTGGAAGTATTTAAAGCAAAAAGGACCGAACACACTGGCTATTAACTCAAGTCTTTTAATCACTAATCATTTATTGGGACGCAGTGATCTTACTTATAAAAATTTCACACCCCTTGCTATTTTGGCCACGGAATGGGAAGCCATTGTCGTGCCTAAGGATTCAGATATCTCGAGCCTAAAGGACTTGATGAAGCAACTGAAATCTGATCCGAAATCGAAAAAGATCGCGGTGGCCCCAGGACTCGGGAATGACGATCACCTTTCCTTCCTTAAAGCCGCCAAAGCATATGGCGTTGGTGCGAAGAAATTGGACTTTCTAGTCTATGAAAGCGGCGGAGACGTAACCAATGCTTTGCTCGGTCATCATGTTGGTGCTGCAACCATGTCGGTTTCAGAGGCAAAACAGCAATATAAGGCGGGCAAACTGAAAATCTTAGCTGTATCTTCAGAAGAACGGATTGATGGTTTGGAAGATATTCCGACCTATAAAGAATCCGGTGTTGACATTGTATTCCCGCACTGGAGAGGCATTATGGGACCGCCTGATATGACGGAAGAACAAATCGCTTATTGGGATAAGAAAATCGGAAAAATGGTGAAAACCGATGCGTGGCAAAAGGTTTTGAAAAACAACGAGTGGCAGGATTTCTACAAAGACAGCAGTGAGGCAAAGAAATTTTTCAAGAAGCAGGTTAAGCAATATAAAGATCTTATCGAGACAGCGGGACTCTCTGATAAATATTAA
- a CDS encoding flagellar motor protein MotB: MHRRRRRKEESGEGGQDRWLVTYADMITLLLVFFIVLYSMSEVENQKFNSLLDSLQTAFKGDAVVTDSGTPPGSNQPIPTMPKHENDDDDKEEQKLDELYADLSKFIKENDLSSVISLRNLPKGVRVTFKEQILFDLGSAKLKDQADPILKAVSQIIKSVDNEVSIEGHTDNNPIVSSEKFASNWELSGARARNVLLRLADKGVARDRMRFVGYGEHSPIVPNDTKAHQQMNRRVNVVIIRKGDAAES; this comes from the coding sequence ATGCATAGGCGTAGGCGACGGAAGGAAGAAAGCGGTGAAGGGGGCCAAGATCGTTGGCTCGTCACTTATGCGGATATGATCACGTTGCTGCTCGTGTTTTTCATCGTCCTTTATTCGATGAGCGAGGTGGAGAATCAAAAGTTTAATTCGTTGTTAGATTCACTCCAAACTGCGTTCAAAGGGGATGCGGTTGTGACGGACAGCGGGACGCCGCCGGGCTCCAATCAGCCGATACCAACAATGCCGAAGCATGAGAATGACGACGATGACAAGGAAGAACAAAAACTTGATGAACTTTATGCAGACCTCTCAAAGTTTATTAAAGAAAATGACTTAAGTTCAGTGATTTCGTTGCGCAATTTACCGAAGGGCGTCCGCGTCACTTTTAAAGAACAAATTTTATTCGATCTTGGTAGCGCCAAGCTAAAAGATCAAGCGGATCCCATTTTGAAAGCTGTCAGTCAGATTATTAAAAGTGTTGATAATGAAGTGAGTATCGAAGGACATACGGATAATAATCCGATTGTTTCCAGTGAAAAATTTGCCTCTAATTGGGAACTCTCAGGGGCGCGTGCCCGCAATGTTCTGCTACGTCTGGCTGACAAAGGGGTGGCTCGCGACCGAATGCGCTTCGTCGGATATGGTGAACATTCTCCGATTGTTCCAAATGACACTAAGGCGCACCAACAAATGAACCGCCGTGTCAATGTTGTTATCATTAGAAAAGGGGATGCCGCAGAATCGTAA
- a CDS encoding SLC13 family permease, with protein sequence MNRRKLILLIIALSLYILFIVPLFFDWPGDIQACALLIIMQILWLGRVFPLGYSSILLMLILAFHFWTYEKVLGFVGAPVVWLLFATYLLSGALIQSGLAHRLALHILYWSKGSGRKIVSASFLLISLLALMIPSNIGRANLVTSVLDRVIVSVSQAGEKTRLSKALFISICYITALTGAFFATGASSTIYTYGFINHQLADPLTFLQWMQLTVPPVAIFMVLLWIVLNLCFPFEKVNPEFIVSYIRDQLAERGQLKKDEIKMMVIIAGTVLLWILQPLHHYSIPLIGLLSAAVTMLPGIGVWKWGEAKQTINWDMILFFASTIMLSNLLISSGLLEWISHHMITFINSDHLVWLLLVFILLIFVIRLFFVNVLGIMTFIIPLSFSVGEQLSGVSPVLFPAVFFLAGVPGFFFITQSPVHMISFSYGYFTEKDLMKTGLMAAIMWLVILLLTALFYWNGLLLG encoded by the coding sequence ATGAATAGACGAAAGTTAATATTGCTTATTATTGCATTATCACTTTATATCCTATTTATTGTGCCGCTGTTCTTTGATTGGCCCGGTGACATTCAGGCATGTGCACTACTCATTATAATGCAGATATTGTGGCTGGGACGTGTCTTTCCGCTAGGCTACTCATCTATTCTATTAATGCTCATTCTAGCGTTTCACTTTTGGACTTATGAAAAGGTGCTCGGGTTTGTCGGTGCACCGGTTGTGTGGTTGCTATTTGCCACTTATCTGCTATCCGGTGCATTGATTCAATCCGGTCTTGCCCACCGACTTGCCTTGCATATTCTGTATTGGTCAAAAGGGAGCGGGAGAAAGATTGTGAGTGCCAGTTTTTTGCTTATATCGCTGCTTGCATTGATGATTCCGTCAAACATTGGGCGGGCGAACTTAGTGACATCGGTGTTGGATAGAGTGATAGTGAGTGTCAGTCAGGCGGGGGAAAAGACGCGTCTATCAAAGGCGTTGTTTATAAGTATCTGTTATATAACGGCATTGACCGGTGCTTTTTTTGCAACAGGTGCCAGTTCGACGATTTATACGTATGGCTTTATTAACCATCAATTGGCTGATCCGCTGACATTCTTACAATGGATGCAGCTCACTGTACCGCCGGTTGCTATTTTCATGGTATTATTATGGATTGTGTTGAACCTATGTTTTCCATTTGAGAAAGTCAATCCGGAATTTATCGTATCCTACATTAGAGACCAGTTAGCTGAACGTGGTCAATTGAAGAAAGATGAAATCAAAATGATGGTGATCATTGCGGGGACTGTTCTGTTGTGGATTTTGCAGCCGTTGCACCATTATTCGATTCCGCTGATCGGATTGTTGAGCGCCGCTGTCACGATGCTTCCAGGTATAGGCGTTTGGAAATGGGGGGAAGCCAAGCAGACCATTAATTGGGATATGATTCTCTTTTTTGCTTCGACGATCATGTTATCAAATCTTCTCATTTCTTCCGGTTTGTTGGAATGGATATCACATCACATGATTACGTTTATAAATTCTGATCACTTGGTATGGTTGCTGTTGGTGTTTATCCTTTTGATTTTTGTGATCCGGTTGTTTTTCGTTAATGTCTTAGGGATTATGACGTTTATTATTCCTCTTAGTTTCAGCGTTGGGGAGCAGTTATCAGGGGTCTCGCCCGTTTTGTTTCCGGCTGTTTTTTTTCTTGCGGGCGTTCCAGGCTTCTTTTTTATCACACAGTCGCCTGTACATATGATTAGTTTTTCATACGGTTATTTCACTGAGAAGGATCTGATGAAAACTGGATTAATGGCAGCTATCATGTGGCTTGTCATTTTACTCTTGACAGCGCTTTTCTATTGGAATGGGCTGCTATTAGGATGA
- a CDS encoding flagellar motor protein, translated as MDVTTIIGLFVGILSLVVGFLIEGGTLGSLLQETAAIIVFGGTIGAVIISFPLKTLKKVPFIIKYAFTASSSHSMTTVENMVELSNVSRRQGLLALETQQDMYEDDPFLSEGIRMIVDGVEGETIKDILNREIELYERRMLSIGKVFETAGGFAPTMGIIGTVMGLVHVLGSLDNPSALGPAIAVAFIATLYGVASANVIYLPIFNKIKARLDDDLMIKELQAEGLISIQYGENSTLLRNKLMAFIDDEVKSESEQVEDVNVNA; from the coding sequence ATGGATGTTACAACAATTATTGGCCTGTTTGTAGGTATATTATCTTTGGTCGTTGGTTTTCTCATAGAGGGTGGAACGCTCGGATCACTATTACAAGAGACAGCAGCGATAATTGTGTTTGGCGGTACGATCGGTGCGGTCATTATAAGTTTTCCGCTTAAGACATTAAAGAAAGTTCCTTTTATCATAAAATATGCATTTACAGCCAGCTCATCTCATTCGATGACAACGGTGGAGAACATGGTCGAGCTCTCCAATGTGTCTAGGCGTCAAGGTCTTTTGGCGTTAGAAACACAACAGGACATGTATGAAGACGACCCGTTTCTTTCAGAAGGCATCCGGATGATCGTGGATGGTGTTGAAGGTGAGACAATTAAAGACATTTTGAACCGGGAAATCGAACTTTACGAACGCCGGATGCTGTCAATAGGAAAAGTGTTTGAAACGGCTGGCGGTTTTGCACCAACCATGGGGATTATCGGGACGGTTATGGGGCTTGTCCATGTATTAGGCAGTTTAGATAATCCGAGTGCTTTGGGACCGGCAATCGCGGTTGCCTTCATCGCTACTCTTTACGGGGTGGCCAGCGCCAATGTGATTTATTTGCCGATCTTCAATAAAATCAAGGCGCGATTGGATGACGATTTGATGATCAAGGAGTTGCAAGCAGAAGGTTTAATCTCTATCCAGTACGGTGAAAACTCAACATTGTTGCGGAATAAATTAATGGCATTTATCGATGATGAAGTGAAGTCTGAAAGTGAGCAAGTTGAGGACGTGAATGTGAATGCATAG